From a single Sporosarcina oncorhynchi genomic region:
- the rho gene encoding transcription termination factor Rho yields MSILTIASLENMNLKELYELAKEYKITYYSKLSKKELIFAILKSRAEQEGFFFMEGVLEIIQSEGYGFLRPINYSPSSEDIYISASQIRRFDLRNGDKVTGKVRPPKENERYYGLLQVEAVNGENPEVARERVHFPGLTPLYPDRHIRLETGPEHLSTRIMDLVSPVGFGQRGLIVAPPKAGKTMLLKEIANSITTNHPDAELIVLLIDERPEEVTDIERSVKADVVSSTFDEVPENHVKVAELVLERAMRLVEHKRDVVILMDSITRLARAYNLVIPPSGRTLSGGIDPAAFHRPKRFFGAARNLEEGGSLTILATALIDTGSRMDEVIYEEFKGTGNMELHLDRSLAERRIFPALDIRRSGTRKEELLIPKEQLEKLWAIRKTFSDSSDFGERFLKKLRQSKTNEEFFVKLNDEMKAHRNGKGLL; encoded by the coding sequence ATGTCAATACTAACAATCGCCAGTTTGGAAAATATGAATCTCAAAGAGCTGTACGAGCTCGCTAAAGAGTATAAAATCACTTATTACAGCAAACTGTCAAAAAAAGAACTGATCTTCGCGATCTTAAAGTCGAGAGCTGAACAGGAAGGTTTCTTCTTCATGGAAGGTGTGCTTGAAATCATCCAATCGGAGGGATATGGATTCCTTCGTCCTATTAACTACTCACCGAGCTCAGAAGATATCTATATTTCTGCATCCCAAATCCGTCGATTCGACTTGCGGAACGGCGATAAAGTAACAGGGAAAGTGCGTCCGCCAAAAGAGAACGAACGTTATTACGGACTGCTTCAAGTAGAAGCGGTCAATGGTGAAAACCCTGAAGTTGCACGCGAACGTGTCCACTTCCCAGGCCTGACGCCGCTCTATCCAGACCGTCATATCCGTCTTGAAACAGGACCTGAACATTTATCGACACGAATTATGGATTTAGTATCGCCAGTCGGTTTCGGACAGCGTGGATTAATTGTTGCACCACCTAAAGCCGGTAAGACGATGTTGTTAAAAGAGATTGCCAATTCGATTACGACGAATCATCCTGATGCGGAACTGATTGTGCTGTTAATTGATGAACGACCTGAAGAAGTGACGGATATTGAACGTTCCGTCAAAGCCGATGTCGTCAGTTCCACGTTCGATGAAGTACCGGAAAACCACGTGAAAGTGGCTGAACTTGTTCTTGAACGTGCGATGCGACTCGTCGAGCATAAACGCGACGTTGTCATTCTTATGGATTCAATTACACGACTTGCACGTGCGTATAACTTAGTCATCCCGCCAAGTGGACGTACGCTTTCTGGGGGAATTGACCCGGCTGCATTCCATCGACCAAAGCGCTTCTTCGGTGCTGCACGTAATCTCGAAGAAGGCGGTAGCTTGACAATTTTAGCTACTGCTTTGATTGACACAGGATCCCGGATGGATGAAGTCATTTATGAGGAATTCAAAGGTACAGGCAATATGGAATTACATCTTGACCGCAGCCTGGCAGAACGCCGAATCTTCCCTGCACTCGACATTCGTCGCTCCGGTACGCGTAAAGAAGAGCTTTTAATTCCAAAAGAACAGCTTGAAAAGTTGTGGGCAATCCGTAAAACATTCTCAGATTCGTCCGATTTCGGCGAACGTTTCCTGAAAAAGCTCAGACAGTCTAAAACCAATGAGGAATTCTTTGTAAAGCTTAATGATGAAATGAAAGCGCATCGTAACGGCAAGGGACTTCTGTAA
- the rpmE gene encoding 50S ribosomal protein L31 → MRAGIHPNYKVATVTCSCGNTFETGSVKEDIRVEVCNECHPFYTGRQKFAAADGRIDRFNKKYGIKEEVQEDEK, encoded by the coding sequence ATGAGAGCAGGAATTCATCCTAATTACAAAGTAGCTACTGTTACTTGTTCATGTGGTAACACATTCGAAACAGGTTCCGTTAAAGAGGACATTCGCGTAGAAGTATGTAATGAATGTCACCCATTCTACACTGGACGCCAAAAATTCGCTGCAGCGGACGGACGTATCGACCGCTTCAACAAGAAATATGGCATCAAAGAAGAAGTTCAAGAAGACGAAAAATAA
- a CDS encoding thymidine kinase, protein MYVSMQGGWVEVICGSMFSGKSEELIRRVRRAQFAKQKIAVFKPEIDDRYSEEAVVSHNGTTVIATPVAESTQIEQFVKDDYDIIAIDEAQFFDEGIVDVVMELADRGFRVIVAGLDQDFRGEPFGPMPRLLAIAENVTKLQAVCIVCGSPASRTQRLINGKPAGSEDPIILVGASEAYEARCRTHHEVPTGITANVIAK, encoded by the coding sequence ATGTACGTATCAATGCAGGGCGGTTGGGTAGAAGTCATTTGTGGCAGTATGTTTTCAGGAAAATCCGAGGAATTGATTCGGAGAGTTCGGCGCGCGCAGTTTGCGAAACAGAAAATTGCTGTGTTTAAACCCGAAATTGACGATCGATATAGTGAAGAAGCGGTTGTCAGCCATAATGGAACGACAGTGATTGCGACACCAGTAGCGGAATCGACACAAATTGAGCAGTTCGTAAAAGATGATTATGATATTATCGCCATTGACGAAGCGCAATTTTTTGACGAAGGAATTGTAGATGTTGTCATGGAATTGGCGGATCGCGGTTTTCGGGTAATCGTTGCTGGACTCGATCAGGATTTCCGCGGCGAACCATTCGGACCAATGCCACGACTGTTGGCCATTGCTGAAAACGTTACAAAGCTGCAAGCCGTCTGCATCGTTTGTGGATCACCCGCAAGCCGCACGCAGCGGTTAATAAACGGTAAACCGGCAGGCTCTGAAGATCCGATCATCCTTGTAGGTGCATCGGAAGCATACGAAGCCCGTTGCCGTACACACCATGAAGTACCGACCGGCATCACAGCAAATGTAATCGCTAAATAA
- a CDS encoding VanW family protein: MLNKGICIFILLGTIGVSACQKQPVSEQVTESVESPLNPKDEESFESAIDIPVDLSEMEPIVVEIVDSRTMETVHIITPNEFRFEDNTEAYRVKLEQLARELARGNEDKAGYDKRMVLDRVDDRGDILKGSPLVLLKERRLVELILESSATGGTVELPIEIVESGYNPDDILYIEEALIASYTTYFNQADSGRNRNIELSALAINNVIVGSGDYFSFNTVVGPRSEENGYQPAPEIVNKELVMGIGGGICQTSSTMFNAVDKIPVKYVERHHHSLDIGYVPKGRDATVSYGGLDFRFQNTNDVPFIIKTVVADNFLTVEIRTANKFKDSLVR, encoded by the coding sequence ATGTTGAATAAAGGCATTTGTATTTTTATCCTACTGGGCACAATTGGTGTATCGGCATGCCAAAAACAACCGGTAAGTGAACAAGTTACGGAGAGTGTGGAAAGTCCATTGAATCCTAAAGATGAAGAGTCGTTTGAATCAGCTATCGATATCCCGGTGGACTTATCTGAAATGGAACCGATTGTTGTAGAAATTGTCGATTCACGTACGATGGAAACGGTACATATAATTACGCCAAACGAGTTCAGATTTGAGGACAACACTGAAGCCTATCGAGTGAAATTGGAACAACTAGCTAGAGAACTGGCAAGGGGGAATGAGGACAAAGCTGGATACGACAAGAGAATGGTTTTAGATCGGGTGGACGATCGAGGTGACATTCTAAAAGGATCTCCTTTAGTTCTCTTGAAAGAGCGTCGACTAGTGGAGCTGATCCTGGAATCTTCAGCGACTGGCGGCACAGTGGAACTACCGATTGAAATAGTCGAAAGTGGTTATAATCCAGATGATATTCTTTATATCGAAGAAGCATTAATCGCTTCCTATACAACATATTTTAATCAAGCAGATAGCGGTAGGAACAGAAATATCGAACTTTCTGCACTAGCGATTAATAATGTAATCGTTGGCAGCGGTGATTATTTTTCATTCAACACAGTTGTCGGTCCGAGAAGTGAAGAGAACGGCTATCAGCCAGCGCCTGAAATTGTGAACAAAGAACTCGTCATGGGGATTGGCGGAGGAATTTGCCAAACGTCGTCGACAATGTTCAATGCGGTTGACAAAATTCCGGTGAAATATGTTGAGCGTCATCATCATTCCTTGGACATCGGGTATGTGCCCAAAGGACGGGACGCAACGGTTTCGTATGGTGGATTGGATTTCAGGTTTCAAAACACAAACGACGTCCCATTCATTATAAAAACCGTTGTCGCCGATAACTTTTTGACGGTTGAAATCAGAACGGCAAACAAATTCAAAGACAGTCTTGTGAGATGA
- the prfA gene encoding peptide chain release factor 1, with translation MFERLQAVEDRYDRLNEMLSDPEIVSDMTKLRTYSKEQSDLQDTVDAYRDYKDVTAQYDSAKQMLDEPLDDEMKELVKMEIAELDDRIEELEAKLKLLLVPKDPNDDKNVIMEVRGAAGGDEAALFAGSLYRMYSRFAEVNHWRVEVMDSSPTELGGFKEIIFMISGRGAYSKLKYENGAHRVQRVPETESGGRIHTSTATVAVLPEAEEVEIQIHDKDVRTDTFASSGPGGQSVNTTMSAVRLTHLPTGITVSCQDEKSQIKNKEKAMKVLRARVYDKFMQEAQAEYDEKRKSAVGTGDRSERIRTYNFPQNRVTDHRIGLTIQKLDQIIEGKLDEVIDALILEDQARRLESLDQND, from the coding sequence ATGTTTGAGAGGCTGCAAGCCGTTGAGGATCGATATGATCGTTTGAATGAAATGCTGAGCGATCCGGAAATTGTGAGTGATATGACGAAGTTGCGGACGTATTCGAAAGAGCAGTCCGATTTACAAGATACGGTCGATGCGTACCGTGACTATAAAGATGTAACAGCGCAATATGACAGCGCGAAACAAATGCTGGATGAACCGCTTGATGATGAGATGAAAGAGCTAGTGAAAATGGAAATCGCCGAGTTGGACGATCGGATTGAAGAGCTTGAAGCAAAACTCAAGCTATTACTTGTGCCGAAAGATCCGAATGACGATAAGAACGTGATTATGGAAGTCCGTGGGGCGGCAGGCGGCGACGAGGCTGCGTTATTCGCGGGCAGTCTGTACCGGATGTATAGCCGTTTTGCGGAAGTGAACCATTGGCGCGTGGAAGTGATGGACAGTTCACCGACAGAACTTGGCGGCTTCAAGGAAATCATTTTCATGATTAGCGGAAGAGGCGCGTATTCCAAGCTGAAATATGAAAACGGGGCACACCGCGTACAACGAGTACCTGAAACGGAATCTGGCGGACGGATCCATACGTCTACGGCGACGGTCGCTGTTCTACCGGAAGCGGAAGAAGTGGAAATCCAAATCCATGACAAAGACGTACGAACCGATACATTCGCATCATCTGGTCCAGGCGGACAATCCGTCAATACGACGATGTCTGCTGTCCGATTGACGCATTTACCGACAGGCATCACTGTTTCCTGTCAGGATGAAAAATCGCAAATCAAAAACAAAGAAAAAGCGATGAAAGTTTTGCGTGCCCGTGTCTATGATAAATTCATGCAGGAAGCACAAGCAGAATACGATGAAAAACGAAAATCCGCAGTCGGCACAGGCGACCGTTCTGAACGGATTCGCACATACAACTTCCCGCAAAACCGTGTGACGGATCACCGTATTGGACTAACAATCCAAAAACTCGACCAGATTATTGAAGGCAAGCTTGACGAAGTCATCGACGCGCTCATTCTTGAAGATCAGGCGAGGCGGTTAGAAAGTTTAGATCAAAATGACTGA
- the prmC gene encoding peptide chain release factor N(5)-glutamine methyltransferase, producing MTEKIYEALHKAKSLLESKDLDSHAAYLLMEHVTNKSGAALLADLREPLAPEQQNAFWDKTEELLTGKPVQHIIGTEMFYGLSFEVNEHVLIPRPETEELVYGALERSRNLKKECRVADIGTGSGAIAIAFKKERSEAIVTATDYSEAALRTARRNAVNNGVDVDFRLGDLTAPIAEEKWDIVLSNPPYIDVSESTEMSKTVLDFEPHSALFAEDDGLFFYKRLAEELPSLMNKPGLIGLEIGYLQGQAVADLFKKAFPEASVSINQDINGKDRMIFCEIRE from the coding sequence ATGACTGAGAAAATTTATGAAGCGCTCCATAAAGCCAAATCGCTTCTCGAATCAAAAGACTTGGACAGCCACGCCGCGTATCTATTAATGGAACATGTTACGAATAAATCCGGGGCGGCACTGCTAGCGGATTTGCGCGAACCGCTAGCACCTGAACAACAGAACGCCTTCTGGGATAAAACCGAAGAACTGCTGACAGGAAAACCTGTTCAGCATATTATCGGCACTGAAATGTTTTACGGACTGTCCTTCGAAGTGAATGAACATGTACTCATCCCGAGGCCTGAAACAGAGGAGCTTGTATACGGCGCACTTGAACGGAGCCGCAATCTAAAAAAAGAATGCCGCGTGGCGGATATTGGTACCGGCAGCGGCGCGATCGCGATTGCCTTCAAAAAAGAACGGTCTGAAGCGATTGTGACCGCAACGGATTACAGTGAAGCGGCACTGAGGACGGCAAGACGGAATGCGGTGAACAATGGTGTCGACGTCGATTTCAGGTTAGGTGATTTGACTGCACCGATTGCGGAGGAAAAGTGGGATATTGTGCTTTCGAACCCTCCGTATATCGATGTCAGCGAGTCCACGGAAATGTCTAAAACCGTTCTCGATTTCGAGCCGCATAGCGCATTGTTCGCAGAGGACGATGGGCTTTTCTTTTATAAGAGATTGGCGGAAGAACTACCTTCATTAATGAATAAACCCGGACTGATTGGCCTTGAAATCGGTTATTTGCAAGGGCAGGCTGTCGCGGATTTGTTCAAAAAAGCATTTCCGGAAGCGAGCGTTTCTATCAATCAAGATATAAATGGTAAAGATCGAATGATATTTTGTGAGATTCGTGAATAA
- a CDS encoding stage II sporulation protein R, with protein MIQDYEITIRDRKVSERMRKGMAIVEFVLVLFIIQSALLLLMDRPIEQEAEIRFRVLAHSNTTADQKLKEAIQREIAPLINSAVNQAESKSDIVNNLKNVESTILSIAQTMAGDQEVQFERKAALFPAKRSGFVITPQAPYDAYILTIGSGRGDNWWCGLFPRVCFPDKTVDKIEETPVEDEKVTFFVWEWIKSWFA; from the coding sequence ATGATACAAGACTATGAAATTACGATACGTGATAGAAAAGTAAGCGAGCGGATGAGAAAAGGGATGGCAATCGTCGAGTTTGTACTCGTGCTGTTCATTATTCAGTCTGCACTTCTGTTATTGATGGATCGACCAATAGAGCAGGAAGCAGAAATTAGATTCAGGGTACTTGCCCATTCCAATACGACGGCGGACCAGAAATTGAAAGAAGCGATCCAACGAGAAATTGCACCGCTTATCAACAGTGCCGTCAATCAGGCAGAATCAAAATCTGATATTGTGAATAACTTGAAAAACGTTGAATCGACGATTTTAAGCATTGCACAAACAATGGCAGGTGACCAGGAAGTCCAATTTGAACGTAAAGCCGCACTGTTTCCGGCGAAGCGATCTGGTTTTGTCATCACGCCTCAAGCACCATATGACGCCTATATTCTGACGATTGGCAGCGGTCGTGGGGATAACTGGTGGTGTGGATTGTTTCCGAGAGTCTGTTTCCCAGACAAGACTGTTGATAAGATAGAAGAAACACCGGTGGAAGATGAAAAGGTGACATTCTTCGTTTGGGAGTGGATAAAATCATGGTTTGCGTGA
- a CDS encoding L-threonylcarbamoyladenylate synthase, which yields METEIFSVDNHMDNIVSYQQAVDILKKGGVVAFPTETVYGLGALATDEQAVQRIFEAKGRPSDNPLIVHIGTKEEVDKYAVDIPEVANKLMEACWPGPLTLVFHKRAGVIAENVTPGFQTVGIRMPDHPVALRLLKELGAPLAAPSANRSGKPSPTEANHVYADLQGRIPLIVDGGRTGVGVESTVLDMTTVPPTILRPGGMTREMIESIIGPVNAESKTPGEEAPRAPGMKYAHYAPESPLFVIELDESIISEAIAILHADGKKVAVIGPDEFVPAEADWYFPIGPIHDQNAMAANLYHAIRQCDQTDADIILATETDLGGVGEAVMNRLNKAADGKRFSL from the coding sequence GTGGAAACTGAAATTTTTTCAGTGGATAACCATATGGATAACATAGTTAGTTATCAACAGGCTGTAGATATCTTGAAAAAAGGCGGCGTCGTCGCTTTTCCGACGGAGACCGTTTACGGACTTGGCGCCCTTGCGACGGATGAGCAGGCCGTTCAACGGATCTTTGAAGCGAAAGGCCGCCCATCCGATAATCCGCTTATCGTACATATTGGGACAAAAGAAGAAGTTGACAAGTATGCGGTCGATATACCGGAAGTTGCGAACAAATTGATGGAAGCGTGCTGGCCGGGGCCGTTGACGCTTGTTTTCCATAAACGCGCTGGAGTCATTGCGGAAAATGTTACGCCTGGATTCCAGACGGTCGGCATTCGAATGCCTGATCATCCGGTAGCGCTCAGGTTACTGAAAGAGCTGGGTGCGCCACTTGCTGCGCCGAGTGCAAACCGCAGTGGTAAGCCGAGTCCGACTGAAGCGAATCATGTCTACGCGGATTTGCAAGGACGCATTCCGCTCATTGTAGATGGCGGCCGGACAGGTGTTGGTGTGGAGTCGACTGTGCTCGATATGACGACCGTTCCACCGACGATTTTACGTCCGGGCGGCATGACGCGTGAAATGATTGAAAGCATTATCGGCCCTGTGAATGCGGAAAGTAAGACGCCTGGTGAAGAGGCACCGCGTGCGCCGGGTATGAAATATGCGCATTATGCGCCTGAATCCCCGCTGTTTGTCATTGAGTTGGATGAATCAATCATCAGTGAAGCAATCGCGATATTGCATGCAGATGGAAAAAAAGTAGCTGTCATCGGTCCTGACGAGTTCGTTCCTGCTGAAGCGGACTGGTATTTCCCAATCGGTCCGATCCACGACCAGAATGCGATGGCTGCCAATCTGTATCACGCAATCCGTCAATGTGATCAGACGGATGCAGACATCATCCTTGCGACTGAAACCGATCTCGGCGGTGTCGGTGAAGCGGTTATGAACCGGTTGAATAAGGCGGCGGATGGAAAACGTTTCAGTCTTTAA
- a CDS encoding manganese efflux pump MntP has translation MEIIAAGITTIDVIIVYSLMRLRKGRLVLALWTMVLNMAFPFLGFIMGDWTVGIFSAWSQLLSGILLALIGLHMLLQQDGNDAELTRQLHPTLIALAVSLDTFSVSVSFGMLQLNKMLFIFASGLLALFFSCVALYYGRRISPRNGKFLRKLSGLALLTMGVLSWFR, from the coding sequence GTGGAAATAATTGCAGCGGGTATTACGACGATTGATGTGATCATCGTCTATTCATTAATGAGGTTGCGCAAAGGCCGGTTAGTGCTTGCGTTATGGACAATGGTGCTCAATATGGCATTCCCGTTTCTCGGGTTTATTATGGGGGACTGGACGGTTGGCATTTTTTCGGCGTGGAGCCAACTGCTTTCGGGCATTCTTCTCGCGTTAATTGGCCTGCATATGCTGCTGCAGCAAGACGGTAATGATGCCGAACTGACGAGGCAACTCCATCCTACCCTCATTGCGCTGGCGGTAAGTCTGGATACGTTTTCCGTGAGTGTATCTTTTGGCATGCTCCAGTTGAATAAAATGCTATTCATCTTCGCATCGGGCTTGTTGGCGTTATTCTTTTCATGCGTTGCTTTGTATTACGGAAGGCGGATCAGCCCGCGTAATGGAAAGTTTCTTCGCAAACTGTCAGGGCTAGCTTTACTAACGATGGGAGTATTGTCATGGTTTCGTTGA
- a CDS encoding low molecular weight protein arginine phosphatase, protein MAEAILRSKAIEGVVVRSAGVSTVDGLPISENALTLIEQSDMPYTPVSTAVTEEGLEWADLVLTMTSSHKMLLLHLFPSVAEKTFTLKEYALPAVGGDVQDPYGGNLTTYGKTFNELESLIERLKMKLMEDGV, encoded by the coding sequence ATGGCTGAAGCGATTCTTCGCTCAAAGGCGATAGAAGGTGTCGTTGTCAGATCCGCTGGAGTGAGCACGGTTGACGGATTACCGATTTCTGAGAATGCGTTGACGCTTATTGAACAGTCGGACATGCCGTACACCCCAGTTTCAACAGCGGTCACGGAGGAAGGATTGGAATGGGCGGATCTTGTGTTGACGATGACGTCTTCGCATAAGATGCTGTTGCTACATTTATTCCCTTCTGTGGCTGAGAAGACGTTTACATTGAAGGAGTATGCGTTACCTGCTGTTGGCGGGGATGTGCAGGATCCGTATGGCGGCAATCTAACGACGTATGGAAAGACCTTCAACGAATTGGAAAGCTTAATAGAGCGATTGAAGATGAAGCTAATGGAGGATGGAGTATGA
- a CDS encoding methyl-accepting chemotaxis protein gives MSKKKFGLRMKLVLFVTILAVVTYSTSAFFINYIGPEFFPNVKPFIFEILTYAMGIMWSAILAAMFSTILTKPLQQLELAAIEVADGKIGTEIVLPKSSDEIRSVAEAFQKLVVNLRTIVQEIETNFEKTAVTVDQLSVETSSAASQAESVATTIMEISSGAEASAMAIQETAEAIEDVRMLAAEVSTHAEDSSVQSKEMLDELGRMTDVFRSLVEGIRDMSNQSEQSLGTIRTLNQNAQKIGNIVQLVGNIAGQTNLLALNASIEAARAGEHGKGFAVVAEEVRVLADESAKAVHSIDELVKMIQSDVSKVVKEIEEQVETASMEADRADATSTNVQSMSEKVNGMADSVVKISQLVENQLANIETTARQSQEVAAIAEETSAGAEEVRAATEEQVRSIEQTDAMASQLKHQSEDLYKVISQFDRS, from the coding sequence ATGAGCAAGAAGAAATTCGGATTACGCATGAAACTCGTTTTGTTTGTCACGATATTAGCGGTCGTCACGTATTCGACGAGCGCGTTTTTCATTAATTACATAGGTCCTGAATTTTTCCCGAATGTGAAGCCTTTCATATTTGAAATTCTGACATACGCGATGGGGATTATGTGGTCAGCGATTTTGGCGGCTATGTTCAGCACGATATTGACGAAGCCGTTACAACAACTGGAGCTTGCGGCAATTGAAGTGGCAGACGGTAAAATCGGTACGGAAATTGTTTTGCCAAAGTCATCGGACGAAATCCGTTCAGTTGCGGAAGCATTCCAGAAACTCGTTGTCAATTTGCGGACTATCGTTCAGGAAATCGAGACGAACTTTGAAAAGACGGCTGTCACTGTCGATCAGCTTTCTGTTGAGACAAGCTCTGCTGCTTCACAGGCGGAATCGGTTGCGACGACGATCATGGAAATCTCTTCAGGTGCAGAAGCTTCTGCGATGGCAATCCAGGAAACAGCCGAAGCGATTGAAGACGTCCGGATGCTTGCTGCTGAAGTGAGTACGCATGCAGAAGATTCTTCCGTCCAATCGAAGGAGATGCTCGACGAACTGGGGCGAATGACCGATGTATTCCGTTCGCTTGTCGAAGGAATCCGGGACATGTCCAATCAAAGCGAGCAGTCACTTGGCACAATCCGCACGCTTAACCAAAATGCGCAGAAAATCGGCAACATCGTTCAGCTCGTCGGCAATATCGCGGGGCAGACAAACTTGCTGGCGCTGAACGCATCGATCGAAGCGGCGCGCGCAGGCGAACACGGTAAAGGTTTCGCCGTGGTAGCGGAAGAAGTACGTGTGCTTGCGGATGAAAGTGCAAAAGCGGTCCACAGCATCGATGAACTTGTGAAAATGATCCAGTCTGATGTATCGAAAGTTGTAAAAGAAATTGAAGAACAGGTGGAAACGGCGTCCATGGAAGCGGACCGGGCTGATGCGACGAGTACAAACGTTCAGTCGATGTCCGAAAAAGTGAATGGTATGGCGGATTCTGTCGTGAAGATTTCACAACTTGTGGAGAACCAGCTTGCGAATATTGAAACGACAGCAAGACAGTCACAAGAAGTGGCGGCGATTGCAGAAGAGACGTCTGCCGGTGCGGAAGAAGTGCGCGCGGCAACGGAAGAACAAGTACGTTCAATCGAACAGACGGATGCGATGGCGAGTCAGTTAAAGCACCAGTCGGAAGATCTATACAAAGTGATCAGCCAGTTTGACCGTTCGTAA
- the rpiB gene encoding ribose 5-phosphate isomerase B encodes MKIAISSDHGGNNLRHEIMNLLAELGLDYTDFGPDSNESVDYPDYALPVSKGVANGEFDKGILICGTGIGMSIAANKVDGIRCALVHDVFSAKATRGHNDSNILAMGERVIGPGLAREIVTAWLDTPFEGGRHERRIAKLTELENGAR; translated from the coding sequence ATGAAAATCGCAATCTCTTCTGACCATGGTGGTAACAATTTACGCCATGAAATCATGAATCTATTGGCAGAATTAGGATTGGACTATACAGATTTCGGTCCGGACTCCAACGAATCCGTCGATTATCCCGACTATGCGCTCCCTGTTTCAAAGGGTGTTGCAAACGGTGAATTCGATAAAGGAATCCTCATCTGCGGGACAGGTATTGGCATGTCCATCGCTGCGAACAAGGTAGATGGAATTCGCTGTGCGCTTGTGCACGATGTCTTCAGTGCGAAGGCGACAAGAGGGCATAACGACTCGAATATCCTTGCAATGGGAGAACGCGTCATCGGACCTGGTCTTGCACGGGAAATAGTGACAGCATGGCTGGATACTCCTTTTGAAGGAGGCCGCCACGAGCGCCGCATCGCCAAATTGACGGAGCTCGAAAACGGAGCGAGGTGA
- a CDS encoding TIGR01440 family protein, whose protein sequence is MEVVNLWKFEVEQLLAEMEDQTTFAPGSFFVVGCSTSEIAGKRIGTGGALEVAEALFGPLKAFAKKNGLFLAFQGCEHINRALTIERQAAEKFGLESVSVIPVVHAGGSMSAYAFEQLDDAVVVEAVRANAGIDIGQTLIGMHLKQVAVPLRTSIKQIGDAVVTVATTRPKLIGGERAVYTQPVED, encoded by the coding sequence ATGGAAGTAGTGAATCTTTGGAAATTTGAAGTGGAACAATTGCTGGCGGAAATGGAAGATCAGACGACATTTGCACCTGGCAGTTTCTTCGTTGTCGGCTGTTCGACATCTGAAATTGCAGGCAAACGGATCGGTACAGGTGGCGCACTAGAAGTAGCAGAAGCGCTTTTTGGACCGCTCAAGGCGTTTGCAAAAAAGAATGGCCTTTTCCTGGCGTTCCAAGGATGCGAGCACATTAACCGTGCCTTGACAATTGAGCGGCAAGCGGCTGAGAAATTCGGTCTCGAATCCGTCTCCGTCATACCGGTTGTACACGCTGGCGGGTCGATGTCCGCATATGCCTTTGAACAGTTGGATGATGCAGTCGTCGTTGAAGCTGTCCGTGCCAATGCCGGAATCGACATCGGCCAGACGTTGATCGGTATGCATCTGAAGCAGGTCGCCGTACCACTTCGGACATCCATTAAACAGATAGGCGATGCCGTCGTCACTGTAGCCACAACGAGACCGAAGCTAATTGGTGGAGAACGTGCCGTTTATACACAACCGGTGGAAGATTGA